In Erigeron canadensis isolate Cc75 chromosome 1, C_canadensis_v1, whole genome shotgun sequence, a single window of DNA contains:
- the LOC122578784 gene encoding beta-arabinofuranosyltransferase RAY1, whose protein sequence is MVARAQTSNSDISVLMDSKTILLPDFFSTLSYVHKLDHDWLLIASSRNVSSFPFQLDVEGIHWLGDNGERVIPKKLQDYLFRERWEYCDDKNIIMAWNNGDLPLHNGVLPPFLYGKGLYTCWIINEALSSNFRFVFDASWTISSFLVSDDDEVRKWENVGNSHLGASYGSLFFHEVSYFNLIKLFKCNGHYYFGKTKEDIIYPFGSREGLSFSTLGVFRLSKHKKLLSCFDKIKSLERKEGFSKRNQLMSSEPLALPFSIELLLSKQADQNKTIVLAVAGYSYKDMLMSWVCRLHALHVINFVVCALDDETYDFCVLQGLPVFRDRLAPSNISYNDCHFGTNCFQKVTKVKSRIVLEFLKLGYNLLMSDVDVYWFKNPLPLLTTFGPAVFVAQSDEYKITGPINLPRRLNSGFYYAYSDSTTIAALEKVVKHASFSNLSEQPSFYDTLCGLNGSNRVGDDMCIEPETNLTIRFLDRNLFPNGAYLDLWDSSNVSAKCMEIGCFVLHNNWISGRQKKLERQVSSGLWEYDMSTRMCLMSWQISRPVSYF, encoded by the exons ATGGTTGCAAGAGCACAAACATCAAATTCTGATATATCTGTTCTGATGGATTCAAAAACCATTCTTTTGCCGGACTTCTTTTCAACATTAAGTTATGTTCATAAACTTGACCATGATTGGCTCCTCATTGCTTCATCAAGAAATGTTTCAAGTTTCCCATTTCAGTTGGATGTAGAGGGAATACATTGGCTAGGGGACAATGGTGAAAGGGTTATACCTAAAAAG TTGCAGGACTATCTTTTTCGTGAGCGGTGGGAATATTGTGATGACAAGAACATCATTATGGCATGGAATAATGGAGACCTTCCTTTGCATAACGGCGTTCTTCCTCCGTTTTTATATGGAAAAGGTCTTTACACCTGTTGGATTATTAACGAGGCTTTGTCCTCTAACTTTAGGTTCGTATTTGATGCGAGTTGGACTATCTCAAGTTTCTTGGtaagtgatgatgatgaagtaagaaagtgggagaatgttggaaattCCCATTTGGGAGCTTCCTATGGATCATTGTTCTTTCACGAAGTCAGTTATTTCAATCTGATCAAACTTTTCAAATGTAACGGACACTATTATTTTGGGAAAACTAAAGAGgacattatttatccatttGGATCCCGTGAAGGATTAAGCTTCAGTACTTTGGGGGTATTTAGATTGAGTAAGCACAAGAAACTTTTGAGTTGTTTCGATAAGATAAAATCACTTGAGAGAAAGGAAGGCTTCTCAAAAAGGAATCAGTTGATGTCATCAGAGCCATTAGCCCTTCCATTCTCTATAGAGCTTCTATTATCCAAACAGGCTGACCAGAATAAGACTATCGTGTTAGCAGTTGCAGGATATAGTTATAAAGATATGCTAATGAGTTGGGTTTGTAGGCTACACGCTCTTCACGTTATAAACTTTGTTGTTTGTGCTCTTGATGATGAGACATACGATTTCTGTGTCTTGCAG GGATTGCCTGTTTTTAGGGATAGATTAGCTCCAAGCAACATCAGCTACAATGACTGCCACTTTGGAACAAATTGCTTTCAAAAGGTAACAAAAGTGAAATCGAGGATAGTTTTGGAATTTCTGAAGCTGGGCTATAACTTACTAATGAGCGACGTTGATGTCTATTGGTTTAAGAATCCTTTACCACTGCTTACCACTTTTGGCCCCGCAGTTTTCGTGGCTCAGTCGGATGAGTACAAAATCACAG GTCCGATAAATTTGCCTCGTCGCCTAAACTCGGGATTTTACTATGCTTATTCTGATAGTACAACAATTGCTGCTTTAGAGAAGGTGGTGAAGCATGCATCTTTTTCAAATCTTTCAGAACAGCCAAGCTTTTACGATACATTGTGTGGGTTGAACGGATCAAACCGTGTAGGTGATGACATGTGTATCGAACCTGAAACTAATCTTACCATCCGTTTCTTGGATAGAAACCTTTTTCCAAATGGGGCTTACCTAGACTTATGGGACTCGAGTAATGTGTCAGCAAAGTGCATGGAAATAGGTTGTTTTGTACTTCATAATAATTGGATTAGTGGGAGACAAAAGAAACTAGAACGCCAGGTATCATCGGGACTATGGGAATATGATATGAGCACAAGGATGTGTTTGATGAGCTGGCAAATATCGAGACCTGTTAGCTATTTTTGA
- the LOC122599959 gene encoding inorganic phosphate transporter 2-1, chloroplastic yields MTTSSYCFSSTRNPITHSSFLFLNSNLYLPKHRNHAAFTQEPKKDLVLSIPKPSFSLSNPRNYQKSTPLNASLSESSSSENHENVKEEGELPGMAQAFHISSNTASAISICIAVAALCFPLVMKSLAQGMGLKIKLLSYATLLFGFYMAWNIGANDVANAMGTSVGSGALSLRQAVLTAAVLEFSGALLMGRHVTSTMQKGILVANVFQGKDSLLFVGLLSCLAAAGTWLQVASFYGWPVSTTHCIVGSMVGFGLVYGGPGAVFWSSLARVTSSWVISPLMGAAVSFLVYKCIRRFVYSAPNPGQAAAAAAPIAVFVGVTAITFAAFPLSNTLPIALAQALGCGTLGAFIVNNIIRKQLGHLLDKAKLNQQEPHEESSPKNIGFLSDIAGPTGTQLKIVYGVFGYMQILSACFMSFAHGGNDVSNAIGPLAAALSILQGGVTGGEIIIPIDVLAWGGFGIVAGLMMWGYRVIATIGKKITELTPTRGFAAEFAAASVVLFASKLGLPISATHTLVGAVMGVGFARGLNSVRAETVREIVTSWVVTIPAGALFAVVYTWLFTKFLPNIF; encoded by the exons ATGACTACTTCTTCTTACTGTTTTTCCTCTACTAGAAACCCAATTACACATTCAAGTTTCTTGTTTCTTAATTCAAACCTTTATCTACCAAAACACAGAAATCATGCTGCTTTCACTCAAGAGCCAAAAAAAGATTTGGTTTTGAGCATACCCAAACCGTCTTTCTCGCTTTCCAACCCGAGAAACTATCAAAAATCCACACCCCTTAATGCATCTTTATCAGAATCATCTTCCagtgaaaatcatgaaaatGTTAAAGAAGAAGGTGAACTGCCTGGAATGGCTCAGGCTTTTCACATATCTTCAAACACAGCTTCTGCTATATCAATTTGTATAGCAGTGGCAGCTTTGTGTTTTCCACTTGTCATGAAATCTTTAGCTCAAGGAATGGGGTTAAAGATTAAGTTGTTATCATATGCAACACTTTTATTCGGGTTTTATATGGCTTGGAACATTGGTGCCAATGATGTGGCAAATGCCATGGGTACATCGGTTGGGTCTGGGGCTTTGTCACTAAGGCAGGCCGTGTTAACGGCTGCGGTGTTGGAGTTTTCCGGGGCGTTGTTGATGGGAAGGCATGTGACTAGCACAATGCAGAAAGGGATTCTTGTTGCTAATGTTTTTCAAGGAAAAGATTCTCTGCTTTTTGTGGGTTTGCTGTCTTGTTTAGCAGCAGCTGGTACTTGGTTACAG GTTGCATCATTCTATGGGTGGCCTGTCTCGACTACACATTGCATTGTAGGATCCATGGTTGGATTTGGGCTCGTGTATGGAGGACCTGGTGCAGTTTTCTGGAGCTCACTAGCGAGGGTCACATCATCTTGGGTTATATCTCCACTTATGGGCGCAGCAGTTTCCTTCCTAGTGTACAAATGCATCCGCAGG TTTGTTTACAGTGCTCCAAACCCTGGGCAAGCAGCGGCTGCAGCCGCACCGATTGCTGTTTTCGTGGGTGTCACAGCAATAACTTTTGCAGCTTTTCCTCTTAGCAACACACTCCCTATAGCTCTTGCCCAAGCTTTAGGATGTGGCACACTAGGTGCGTTCATAGTCAACAATATTATCCGCAAACAGCTTGGTCACCTCCTAGACAAGGCAAAGTTGAATCAACAAGAGCCACACGAGGAATCAAGTCCTAAAAACATAGGATTTCTGTCCGATATCGCGGGTCCTACCGGCACCCAACTGAAAATAGTCTATGGCGTGTTTGGCTACATGCAGATTTTATCCGCTTGCTTCATGTCATTTGCCCATGGTGGAAATGATGTCTCCAACGCAATCGGCCCGCTAGCTGCAGCTCTTTCCATATTACAAGGCGGGGTCACTGGGGGTGAAATCATCATTCCAATTGATGTTCTTGCTTGGGGTGGATTCGGGATTGTTGCAGGGCTTATGATGTGGGGATACAGGGTGATTGCCACAATTGGTAAAAAGATCACAGAGTTGACTCCTACAAGAGGATTTGCAGCCGAATTTGCTGCTGCTTCAGTCGTACTATTTGCCTCAAAACTCGGACTTCCTATCTCAGCTACTCATACTCTCGTGGGTGCGGTAATGGGGGTCGGGTTCGCTAGAGGACTCAATAGTGTGAGAGCCGAAACCGTGAGGGAAATTGTTACCTCATGGGTAGTTACTATTCCAGCTGGTGCATTGTTTGCTGTGGTCTACACATGGCTATTTACCAAGTTCTTGCCAAATATTTTTTGA